A genome region from Campylobacter concisus includes the following:
- a CDS encoding ABC transporter substrate-binding protein, producing MKKLFLVFVFLLGFGGVSLSAKNIVVLDPAVVEMMYMLEAEDQIAAISTLEFGKIWPEDKTEKLKSVGTYTKPNLERIVELKPDLVVTSFHSDGVNADLAKFGIKTLTMQANSVDDICKNIEKMGDITGKKERAGELVAKIKQDFLKFQNSNLSGKKILGVYAATPLVAFNDASLPGDMFTKLGMKNVAGGLAGAMPIVQNEFILAQNPDFIIVVGMKDGSDFLSQNPVLKATSAAKNSKILNVPSSLVLRGTPRINEAANELFNMLNK from the coding sequence ATGAAAAAATTATTTTTAGTTTTTGTTTTTTTACTTGGTTTTGGCGGTGTTAGCCTAAGTGCTAAAAATATCGTTGTGCTCGATCCTGCAGTGGTTGAGATGATGTATATGTTAGAGGCTGAAGATCAGATCGCAGCTATTTCTACTCTTGAGTTTGGTAAGATTTGGCCTGAGGATAAGACGGAAAAGCTAAAGAGCGTTGGCACTTATACAAAGCCAAATTTAGAGCGTATAGTCGAGCTAAAGCCTGATCTTGTAGTTACTAGCTTTCACTCTGATGGTGTAAACGCCGACCTTGCTAAATTTGGTATAAAGACACTTACGATGCAGGCAAATAGCGTAGACGATATTTGCAAAAATATAGAAAAAATGGGCGATATCACAGGCAAAAAAGAGCGTGCTGGCGAGCTTGTGGCTAAGATAAAACAGGACTTTTTAAAATTTCAAAACTCAAATTTAAGCGGTAAGAAAATTTTAGGCGTTTACGCAGCTACCCCACTAGTTGCTTTTAACGATGCTAGCTTGCCTGGGGATATGTTTACTAAATTGGGTATGAAAAATGTAGCAGGTGGCCTAGCTGGAGCGATGCCGATCGTTCAAAATGAATTTATCCTAGCGCAAAATCCAGACTTCATAATAGTAGTAGGCATGAAAGATGGCAGTGATTTTTTATCGCAAAATCCAGTGCTAAAAGCAACTAGTGCGGCCAAGAACTCTAAAATTTTAAACGTCCCATCAAGTCTTGTCTTGCGCGGTACGCCTCGCATAAATGAGGCCGCAAATGAGCTATTTAACATGCTTAATAAGTGA
- a CDS encoding ABC transporter ATP-binding protein, which translates to MSVEVSNLSFSYAQTSVLKNISFTAKSGKFIGLLGSNGCGKSTLLKCILNLLSPSAGSVKILEKDVQSYSTKELARTTSFVPQKSALTMPLSVFELVLMGRYAHLKSSFSGYSSHDIALVDEALQTFGLAKFKDRVANSLSGGEFARALLARAIVSEPKVLLLDEPTSALDLSHAIEVLKLCSHPTRELNLVTIAVLHDLNLASLICDEILMLKGGVIAHKGSVRELYNPEILDEIYGLKADIIYKNDMPFVLPK; encoded by the coding sequence TTGAGCGTAGAAGTGTCAAACTTAAGCTTTTCATATGCGCAAACAAGTGTGCTAAAAAATATAAGCTTTACTGCTAAAAGTGGAAAATTTATAGGTCTTTTGGGCTCTAATGGATGTGGCAAATCAACACTTTTAAAATGTATCTTAAATTTGCTTTCTCCAAGCGCTGGAAGTGTCAAAATTTTAGAAAAAGATGTACAAAGCTACAGCACAAAGGAGCTTGCGAGAACGACTAGTTTTGTACCTCAAAAAAGCGCACTTACGATGCCATTAAGCGTTTTTGAGCTTGTTTTGATGGGTAGATATGCTCATCTAAAAAGCTCTTTTAGTGGTTATAGCTCTCACGACATTGCCCTAGTTGATGAGGCTTTGCAGACTTTTGGGCTGGCTAAATTTAAAGACCGAGTGGCAAACTCACTAAGTGGTGGCGAATTTGCTAGAGCTTTGCTTGCTCGTGCAATAGTTAGCGAGCCTAAAGTTTTGCTGCTAGATGAACCTACATCAGCCCTTGACCTAAGTCACGCTATAGAGGTGTTAAAGCTTTGCTCGCATCCTACTCGTGAGCTAAATTTAGTCACCATAGCTGTGCTTCATGATCTAAATTTAGCCTCACTGATATGCGATGAAATTTTAATGCTAAAAGGTGGTGTGATAGCTCATAAAGGCAGCGTCAGAGAGCTTTATAATCCAGAAATTTTAGATGAAATTTACGGTCTTAAGGCAGATATCATATATAAAAATGATATGCCATTTGTTTTACCAAAATGA
- a CDS encoding FecCD family ABC transporter permease codes for MQGSTKLAVLLILLIVLLSFISLSIGGSDISMSEILNFIFNNKIDEMKETILFDIRLPRLVMALIIGMLLASSGVVTQSVFLNPLADPYIIGIAASATFGAVVAYLLGLSEIYYGIFAFLSSSLLTLAIFGVYNRSRSIATLLIIGIAFSSFLGAFTSFATYLIGEDSFKIVAWMMGYLGSASWQKVGIIAVPLIFCMMYFYLKRFELTILLSGEDEAKSLGIDVDALKKRLLVIASLTVAFSVAFTGMIGFVGLIIPHSFRMLLNTSNNAILLPLSTLGGGAFLLACDVVGKSVLSPVEVPVGVISAFFGAPFFLFLALYLKRSVH; via the coding sequence ATGCAGGGTAGTACTAAGCTTGCCGTTTTGCTTATTTTGCTCATTGTTTTGCTCTCTTTTATCTCGCTTAGTATAGGCGGTTCTGATATAAGTATGAGTGAGATTTTAAATTTTATATTTAATAACAAAATAGACGAGATGAAAGAGACCATCTTGTTTGACATTAGGCTACCAAGGCTTGTAATGGCTCTGATTATAGGCATGCTTTTGGCTAGCTCGGGTGTTGTAACGCAAAGCGTCTTTTTAAATCCGCTTGCAGATCCATATATCATCGGCATAGCCGCATCTGCGACATTTGGAGCAGTAGTGGCATATCTTCTTGGCTTATCTGAAATTTATTATGGTATCTTTGCTTTTTTGTCTTCTAGCTTGCTTACCCTTGCTATTTTTGGAGTTTACAACCGTAGTCGCTCTATTGCTACACTTCTTATAATTGGTATCGCTTTTTCATCATTTCTAGGAGCATTTACGAGTTTTGCAACATATCTTATCGGCGAGGATAGTTTTAAGATAGTGGCATGGATGATGGGTTATTTAGGTTCTGCTTCATGGCAAAAGGTCGGTATCATCGCTGTTCCGCTTATCTTTTGCATGATGTATTTTTATCTAAAACGCTTTGAGTTAACGATACTTTTAAGCGGGGAAGACGAGGCAAAAAGTCTTGGTATAGATGTCGATGCGCTTAAAAAGCGTCTACTTGTTATAGCTTCGCTCACGGTCGCTTTTTCAGTCGCATTTACCGGTATGATAGGCTTTGTTGGGCTTATCATTCCACACTCTTTTAGAATGCTTTTAAATACTTCAAACAACGCTATTTTGCTGCCGCTTTCTACTCTTGGAGGAGGAGCGTTTTTGCTAGCTTGTGACGTGGTGGGAAAGAGTGTTTTAAGTCCGGTTGAAGTGCCAGTTGGCGTTATTAGTGCGTTTTTTGGAGCGCCATTTTTTCTATTTTTAGCACTTTATCTAAAAAGGAGTGTGCATTGA
- a CDS encoding HugZ family heme oxygenase codes for MKQRALNHMNKDHLDIVIEFCKKFSGVAEPTNVKMTDINEDGMEITCDQAKTFVPFLSKAGGDGFRESIIELYMSIKGDTNSSSVQGGMMKFINSFKTVVISSILDGQAVSSYSPFIKENDEFYICISSVADHYHSIKQNPDKISLLFIQDEKDAKSLFARVRVSFEAKAEFISDSVRDEFISKFESAFANESALAFIKEMKDFYIVKLTPTKGRYVKGFGAAYDTVGLQVVDSGRVNNPHTKK; via the coding sequence TTGAAACAAAGAGCATTAAACCACATGAATAAGGATCATTTGGATATAGTGATCGAGTTTTGTAAGAAATTTAGCGGCGTAGCTGAGCCTACAAATGTCAAAATGACCGATATAAACGAAGATGGCATGGAAATAACATGTGATCAGGCAAAAACATTTGTACCATTTTTAAGCAAAGCAGGCGGAGATGGTTTTAGAGAGTCGATCATCGAGCTTTATATGAGCATCAAGGGCGATACAAACAGCTCTAGTGTGCAAGGCGGGATGATGAAATTTATAAATAGCTTTAAGACTGTTGTGATCTCAAGCATTCTTGACGGACAAGCGGTTTCGTCGTATTCACCTTTCATAAAAGAAAACGATGAGTTTTATATCTGCATATCATCAGTAGCAGATCACTACCACTCAATAAAACAAAACCCGGATAAAATTTCACTCCTTTTTATTCAGGATGAAAAAGATGCAAAAAGTCTATTTGCTCGTGTAAGAGTAAGCTTTGAAGCAAAAGCTGAATTCATAAGCGACAGTGTAAGAGATGAATTTATATCAAAATTTGAGAGTGCCTTTGCAAATGAATCAGCACTTGCATTTATTAAAGAGATGAAAGACTTCTATATAGTAAAACTCACCCCAACAAAAGGTAGATATGTAAAAGGCTTTGGCGCAGCATATGACACAGTAGGACTCCAAGTTGTCGATAGTGGCAGAGTAAACAACCCTCACACTAAAAAATAA
- a CDS encoding flagellin: MKLGTYTANQASGNYYLDQAKNSEKKALNAISANSEIKASGANLQIAESLLSQTNVLNEGLANANDMIGMLQIADSTLLNLSKSTDRIGELSSKLTNPTLSANEQKGIKGEINALRSAMSDSVKEAKFNGKNVFDAELGFFAGESTKNINLGTNALLNVKDDGSNADEILKNINSLRSEIGSTQNAVFRGINALAARSVANANSVENLDSSDITKSLEENLQANLKLHAASLAKAHDTASLAAKLDKLLAE; the protein is encoded by the coding sequence ATGAAGTTAGGAACTTATACTGCAAACCAGGCTTCAGGAAACTATTATTTAGATCAAGCAAAAAATAGCGAGAAGAAAGCGCTAAATGCTATCTCTGCAAACAGCGAGATCAAAGCTTCAGGTGCAAATTTGCAAATCGCAGAGAGTTTGCTATCACAAACAAATGTCTTGAACGAAGGTTTGGCAAATGCAAACGACATGATCGGTATGCTTCAAATCGCTGATTCAACGCTTTTAAATTTAAGTAAAAGTACGGATAGAATAGGCGAGCTTTCAAGTAAGCTTACAAATCCTACTCTCTCAGCAAATGAACAAAAAGGCATAAAGGGCGAAATCAATGCACTAAGAAGTGCTATGAGTGATAGTGTAAAAGAAGCTAAATTTAACGGCAAAAACGTATTTGATGCTGAGCTTGGATTTTTCGCAGGTGAGAGTACAAAAAATATAAATTTAGGTACAAATGCGCTTCTAAATGTAAAAGATGACGGTTCAAATGCAGATGAAATTTTAAAAAATATAAATTCGCTTCGTTCAGAGATCGGATCAACACAAAATGCTGTATTTAGAGGTATAAATGCTCTAGCCGCAAGAAGCGTGGCAAATGCTAATAGTGTAGAGAACCTTGATAGCAGCGACATCACAAAGAGCTTAGAAGAAAATTTACAAGCAAATTTAAAACTTCATGCTGCGAGCTTAGCCAAAGCTCATGATACTGCGAGCTTAGCTGCAAAACTAGATAAACTTCTAGCCGAATAA
- the hisD gene encoding histidinol dehydrogenase, protein MKFLHSSDADFESKFSQLVRRSDNDMSAVMPVVAGIIDEIRKDGDSALFAQITKFDKFSVTGKNDIIIDVKEMEAAYNSLDNALRVALNLAHDRIKSYHERTKPSDWTYKDEHDILLGAKYTPVDRAGLYIPGGKAAYPSSLLMNAVPAIVAGVKEIVVCTPAPNGNVNPLLLAAMHLCGIKTAFKVGGASAIAAMAYGTETVPKVDVITGPGNIYVATAKKLVYGDVNIDMIAGPSEIGVIADDSADPRHIAIDLLSQAEHDEIASAFLITPVEAFARAVQRHIEDELKTLKREPIASASIRNKAAIIVAKDLKECFALMNELAVEHLEIATNDALSYIDDVTHAGAIFFGHFTPEAMGDYIAGPNHTLPTGGSARFYSPLGVENFMKRSSIISVSRKGIMHLGKSCMQLAEAEGLTAHKKSVAVRLEE, encoded by the coding sequence ATGAAGTTTTTACACAGCAGCGACGCTGACTTTGAGAGTAAATTTTCGCAGCTTGTTAGACGAAGTGATAATGATATGAGCGCTGTAATGCCAGTGGTTGCGGGCATAATAGACGAGATAAGAAAAGATGGCGATAGTGCACTTTTTGCCCAGATAACAAAATTTGATAAATTTAGCGTCACAGGCAAAAACGACATAATAATCGACGTAAAAGAGATGGAAGCGGCCTATAACTCTCTAGATAACGCCCTAAGAGTAGCTTTAAATTTAGCTCACGATAGGATAAAAAGCTATCATGAGCGCACAAAGCCAAGTGACTGGACCTACAAAGATGAGCACGACATATTACTTGGGGCAAAATACACTCCGGTTGATCGTGCCGGCCTTTACATCCCTGGCGGTAAGGCAGCATATCCTAGCTCACTTCTTATGAACGCTGTGCCTGCTATCGTGGCTGGCGTAAAAGAGATTGTGGTTTGTACACCTGCACCAAATGGCAATGTAAATCCTTTGCTTCTTGCGGCAATGCATCTTTGTGGCATAAAGACAGCCTTTAAAGTAGGCGGTGCAAGTGCGATCGCAGCGATGGCATATGGAACCGAAACGGTGCCAAAAGTTGATGTCATCACAGGACCTGGCAATATCTACGTAGCGACTGCTAAAAAGCTAGTTTATGGCGACGTAAATATCGATATGATAGCTGGTCCAAGCGAGATAGGCGTGATCGCTGATGATAGCGCTGATCCTCGCCACATAGCGATCGATCTACTCTCACAAGCCGAGCACGACGAGATAGCAAGCGCCTTTTTGATAACACCGGTAGAGGCTTTTGCAAGAGCGGTGCAAAGACACATTGAAGATGAGCTAAAGACACTAAAACGTGAACCAATCGCAAGTGCAAGCATAAGAAATAAAGCCGCAATAATAGTGGCAAAAGATTTAAAAGAGTGTTTTGCTCTCATGAATGAGCTTGCTGTTGAGCACCTAGAGATCGCTACAAACGATGCTTTAAGTTATATTGATGATGTGACTCATGCGGGCGCTATATTTTTTGGACACTTTACACCTGAAGCGATGGGGGATTATATCGCTGGACCAAATCACACATTGCCAACTGGAGGAAGTGCGAGATTTTATTCACCGCTTGGAGTTGAAAATTTCATGAAGCGAAGTTCGATCATTTCAGTAAGTAGAAAAGGTATCATGCATCTTGGCAAATCGTGCATGCAGCTAGCTGAAGCTGAGGGGCTAACCGCTCATAAAAAATCAGTCGCAGTGAGGCTAGAAGAGTAA
- a CDS encoding pyridoxal-phosphate dependent enzyme, producing MIDKIRLRGREFWLLRDDLLGEFNGNKARKLEYFLKADLSGIKAIVSHGSSQSNAMYSLSLFAKLKGLKFYYVISHLSSNLEQDPVGNFKFALENGMEIFVKEEREKFAKELAKSQNALFINEGVAQSEAELGFITQAREINEWSKKSGIKPDIFLPSGTGTSACYLAKHTDLRVFTAPCVGDSDYLKKQIYGLDKNSKVQILNPPKKYHFGNLYKELYEIWLEVCKSGVEFELIYDPVGFMTLFANLDKLSNEILYIHQGGILGNITQKQRYERKLKIKDNR from the coding sequence GTGATTGATAAAATTCGCTTAAGAGGGCGAGAATTTTGGCTTTTAAGAGATGATCTGCTAGGCGAGTTTAACGGCAACAAAGCAAGAAAACTGGAGTATTTTTTAAAGGCCGATCTTAGCGGCATCAAAGCCATCGTATCTCATGGCTCAAGCCAGTCAAATGCCATGTATAGCCTAAGTCTTTTTGCCAAACTAAAAGGGCTTAAATTTTACTACGTCATCTCTCATCTAAGCTCAAATTTAGAGCAAGATCCAGTTGGAAATTTCAAATTTGCACTTGAAAATGGCATGGAAATTTTTGTGAAAGAGGAGCGCGAGAAATTTGCTAAAGAGCTAGCAAAGAGTCAAAATGCGCTCTTTATAAACGAGGGCGTGGCGCAGAGTGAGGCTGAGCTTGGCTTTATCACGCAAGCACGTGAGATCAATGAGTGGAGTAAAAAAAGTGGCATAAAGCCTGATATTTTCTTGCCCTCAGGCACAGGTACAAGCGCATGCTACCTGGCAAAACACACCGATCTTAGGGTCTTTACAGCTCCTTGCGTAGGGGATAGCGACTACCTAAAAAAGCAAATTTATGGGCTAGATAAAAACAGCAAAGTGCAAATTCTAAATCCGCCAAAGAAGTATCATTTTGGAAATTTATACAAAGAGCTTTATGAAATTTGGCTTGAAGTGTGCAAAAGTGGTGTGGAGTTTGAGCTTATCTACGACCCAGTGGGCTTTATGACTCTTTTTGCAAATTTAGATAAGCTTAGTAATGAAATTTTATATATCCACCAGGGCGGAATTTTAGGTAACATTACACAAAAGCAAAGATATGAGAGAAAACTAAAAATAAAGGATAATAGATGA
- a CDS encoding OmpA family protein, which yields MKIDKNNEDQSSFWVSYADLMAGLLFVFMLLIGAVVVKYVLTQNTLENKEQAIIAALANLKDAQGKNFTLEELNDALKSELSKISDENINLKKSNEIFVIQIDALKEKLAQLIEENKDANTSIKELNASIFDLNQKMIVLNDEISSKDRALSDANESSEKNLAKIAFLLEQVSQREARYDELLRDLNVTRDRVKNLTGIRVKVISALKDRLGSSIEIDPNSGALKLSSSVLFDKGSAVLKEGVKEELKVTLSKYFDVLLNDKDIASNIDQIIIEGFTDSDGSYIYNLELSQKRAYAVMEFINSFSGDTRLRKLLVASGRSYNELVFKDGVEDKDASRRIEIKFSLSNKEAINEIEKFLEFKGD from the coding sequence ATGAAAATAGACAAAAATAACGAAGATCAATCGAGCTTTTGGGTTTCGTACGCGGACTTGATGGCTGGTCTGCTCTTTGTTTTTATGCTACTTATCGGTGCTGTCGTCGTAAAATACGTCCTAACTCAAAACACCCTTGAAAATAAAGAGCAAGCTATCATCGCAGCTTTAGCAAATTTAAAAGACGCTCAGGGTAAGAATTTTACCCTTGAAGAGCTAAACGACGCCCTAAAAAGCGAGCTTTCAAAGATAAGCGACGAAAATATAAATTTGAAAAAATCAAATGAAATTTTTGTTATCCAAATAGACGCTCTAAAAGAAAAACTAGCCCAGCTCATAGAGGAAAACAAGGACGCAAATACGAGCATAAAAGAGCTAAATGCTAGCATTTTTGATCTAAATCAAAAGATGATCGTGCTAAATGATGAAATTTCATCAAAAGATAGAGCGCTTAGTGACGCAAATGAAAGCAGTGAGAAAAATTTAGCCAAGATCGCCTTTTTGCTTGAGCAAGTGAGCCAAAGAGAGGCTAGATATGACGAGCTTTTAAGGGATCTAAACGTTACTCGCGATAGAGTTAAAAATTTAACCGGTATCAGAGTAAAAGTGATCTCAGCCCTAAAAGATAGGCTAGGCTCAAGCATCGAGATCGATCCAAACTCAGGCGCGCTAAAGCTTAGCTCCTCAGTGCTTTTTGATAAAGGCAGTGCAGTCTTAAAAGAAGGGGTCAAAGAGGAGCTAAAGGTCACGCTTAGTAAATATTTCGACGTGCTTTTAAATGATAAAGATATCGCGTCAAACATTGATCAAATCATAATCGAAGGCTTTACAGATAGCGACGGAAGCTATATTTATAACTTAGAGCTTTCGCAAAAAAGAGCTTATGCAGTGATGGAGTTTATAAATTCATTTAGTGGTGATACTCGCCTTAGAAAGCTACTTGTCGCAAGCGGACGAAGCTACAATGAGCTGGTTTTTAAAGACGGAGTCGAGGACAAGGACGCTTCAAGGCGCATCGAGATCAAATTTTCACTCTCAAACAAAGAGGCTATCAACGAGATAGAGAAATTTTTGGAGTTTAAGGGTGATTGA
- a CDS encoding MotA/TolQ/ExbB proton channel family protein yields the protein MQNQNDFSELSVPKERQAHSFFVFFKVIFIPLAIYILAMLAYLGVINFQMKLHTIVMMGVILFVAFIFSRHSALVAYSNFLANAKDYKIRLKEFIIAHLFEISNVKKANAKFEDFFESYTRNFRNDNLANIGQAVFPMLGILGTFISIAISMPSFSSSTANGLEKEIAILLNGVATAFYVSIYGIFLALWWMFFEKIGISKFEKFYSEQKELSREFFWQENELNANFMKASVGYFKDSHDAFKMVLDDKFVKELSEQTNEKFNSLKELCEVEKNIINQSKAELSVSLKMLNESGLKQDEFVKIHSDILKAVGAFSNAFKDMEVKILTEHAKLGEIFSRNLNATKESQLKFEQTIKSFDAILKEFSLSLMKEQNEALKAFRTSLVESATIFKAAYEQEGRSLEREKERESLIAELKKNIDEIDKEANSVIEKIENLVQ from the coding sequence ATGCAAAATCAAAATGATTTTAGTGAGCTAAGCGTGCCAAAAGAGCGCCAAGCTCACTCTTTCTTTGTCTTTTTTAAAGTTATCTTTATCCCTTTAGCTATCTACATCTTGGCGATGCTAGCGTATCTTGGCGTTATAAATTTTCAGATGAAGCTTCACACCATCGTGATGATGGGCGTTATACTTTTTGTGGCATTTATCTTTTCTCGCCACAGCGCCTTGGTAGCTTACTCAAATTTCTTAGCAAATGCTAAAGACTACAAGATAAGGCTAAAAGAATTTATCATCGCTCACCTCTTTGAAATTTCAAATGTCAAAAAGGCAAACGCTAAATTTGAAGATTTTTTTGAGAGCTACACAAGAAATTTTAGAAATGACAACCTAGCAAACATCGGTCAAGCAGTCTTTCCTATGCTTGGAATTTTAGGCACATTTATCAGTATCGCTATCTCCATGCCAAGCTTTAGCTCAAGCACCGCAAACGGCCTAGAAAAAGAGATCGCCATACTGCTAAATGGCGTGGCTACGGCGTTTTATGTATCAATTTATGGCATATTTTTAGCGCTTTGGTGGATGTTTTTTGAAAAAATCGGCATTAGTAAATTTGAGAAATTTTACAGCGAGCAAAAAGAGCTTAGCCGTGAGTTTTTCTGGCAGGAAAATGAGCTAAATGCAAATTTCATGAAAGCAAGTGTAGGCTACTTTAAAGATAGTCACGACGCCTTTAAAATGGTGCTTGATGATAAATTTGTAAAAGAGCTAAGCGAGCAGACAAATGAGAAATTTAACAGCCTAAAAGAGCTTTGCGAGGTTGAGAAAAATATCATCAATCAAAGCAAGGCAGAGCTTAGTGTAAGTTTAAAAATGCTAAATGAATCTGGACTAAAACAAGATGAATTTGTAAAAATCCACTCCGATATATTAAAGGCGGTTGGAGCGTTTTCTAATGCATTTAAAGATATGGAGGTTAAAATTTTAACCGAGCATGCAAAGCTTGGCGAAATTTTTAGCAGAAATTTAAACGCCACAAAAGAGAGCCAGCTTAAATTTGAGCAGACTATCAAGAGTTTTGACGCCATTTTAAAAGAATTTTCTCTCTCTTTGATGAAAGAGCAAAACGAAGCATTAAAGGCATTTAGAACCTCGCTCGTGGAGAGTGCTACGATATTTAAGGCAGCCTACGAGCAAGAGGGCAGGAGCTTGGAGCGTGAAAAAGAGCGCGAGAGCCTCATTGCTGAGCTTAAGAAGAATATAGACGAGATCGATAAAGAAGCAAATTCTGTAATAGAAAAGATCGAAAATCTAGTGCAATGA
- the fbaA gene encoding class II fructose-bisphosphate aldolase — protein MGVLDIVKPGVLSGDDVTKLYAYAKEQGFAIPAVNVVGSDSVNAVLEAAKVANSPVIVQFSNGGAGFYAGKACENAAVLGAIAGAKHVHLLAKAYGVPVILHTDHAARKLLPWIDELVKASHEYKKTHGVPLFSSHMLDLSEENINENLSTCEKYLKELSELGISLEIELGVTGGEEDGVDNTSVDNALLYTQPEDVALAYERLSKISDKFSIAASFGNVHGVYKPGNVVLRPEILKNSQAYVAKKFNTKSDKPVNFVFHGGSGSELKDIKDAVSYGVIKMNIDTDTQWAFWDGVREYEAKNRAYLQGQIGNPEGDDKPNKKYYDPRKWLRSGEESMVKRLQTAFSDLNCLNRN, from the coding sequence ATGGGCGTTTTAGATATCGTAAAACCTGGTGTTTTAAGCGGAGATGATGTAACAAAACTTTATGCTTATGCCAAAGAGCAAGGTTTTGCAATACCTGCTGTAAATGTCGTAGGCAGCGACTCGGTAAATGCTGTTTTAGAAGCAGCAAAGGTTGCTAACTCGCCTGTTATCGTTCAGTTTAGTAATGGCGGTGCAGGTTTTTACGCTGGTAAAGCCTGCGAAAACGCAGCCGTTCTTGGTGCGATCGCTGGAGCAAAGCATGTTCATCTGCTTGCCAAGGCTTACGGCGTGCCAGTCATTTTACACACTGACCACGCTGCTAGAAAGCTTTTGCCTTGGATAGATGAGCTAGTAAAAGCAAGTCATGAATATAAAAAAACTCACGGCGTGCCGCTTTTTAGCTCTCACATGCTTGATCTTAGCGAAGAGAATATCAACGAAAATTTAAGCACGTGTGAGAAATATCTAAAAGAGCTTAGCGAGCTTGGCATTAGCCTAGAGATCGAGCTAGGCGTAACCGGCGGCGAAGAAGACGGCGTAGATAACACAAGTGTTGATAATGCGCTTCTTTACACTCAGCCAGAAGATGTCGCGCTTGCTTATGAAAGACTAAGTAAGATAAGCGATAAATTTAGCATCGCAGCTAGTTTTGGCAACGTTCACGGCGTCTATAAACCAGGCAATGTCGTACTAAGACCAGAAATTCTTAAAAACTCACAAGCCTATGTGGCAAAGAAATTTAATACAAAAAGTGACAAGCCAGTAAATTTTGTATTTCACGGCGGTAGCGGTAGTGAGCTAAAAGACATCAAAGATGCTGTAAGTTACGGTGTTATCAAGATGAATATTGACACCGATACTCAGTGGGCTTTCTGGGACGGTGTGCGCGAGTATGAGGCTAAAAATAGAGCATACTTGCAAGGTCAGATCGGCAACCCAGAAGGCGATGATAAGCCAAATAAAAAATACTACGACCCAAGGAAATGGCTAAGAAGTGGTGAGGAGAGCATGGTTAAGCGTCTTCAGACTGCTTTTAGCGACTTAAACTGCCTAAATAGGAACTAA
- a CDS encoding peptidylprolyl isomerase — MKKFLFPAVLSLAAAVTLNAAVVATVDGDAISDSDISSLLSAAMPGFDASKLQPNEKKRIIDDLINRKLLLKDAKSSGIEKDVEYIKAVKAAQEGIAVELYMRKLFDGIKVSDNELKDFYNKNKASMNEPAQAKARHILVEDEKTANDIIAQLKNLKGEALTKKFAELASQKSIDKGSAAHGGALGWFGQSQMVKPFADAAFSMANGTVSTKPVKTQFGYHVILKEDGKAAGTVSFEQAKAEIEQAVKMEKFQAAVRQKSEALRQKAKIEYK, encoded by the coding sequence ATGAAAAAATTTTTGTTTCCAGCAGTTTTAAGTTTAGCAGCAGCTGTTACTCTAAATGCAGCAGTAGTTGCAACAGTTGATGGTGATGCTATAAGTGATAGCGATATTTCAAGCCTTTTATCAGCAGCTATGCCAGGATTTGACGCTAGCAAGCTTCAACCAAATGAGAAAAAACGTATAATCGACGATCTAATAAATAGAAAACTTCTTTTAAAAGATGCTAAATCAAGCGGTATCGAAAAAGATGTAGAGTACATCAAAGCTGTAAAAGCAGCACAAGAAGGCATCGCGGTTGAGCTTTATATGAGAAAGCTTTTTGACGGCATAAAAGTAAGTGATAACGAACTAAAAGATTTTTACAATAAAAACAAAGCAAGTATGAACGAGCCAGCTCAAGCAAAAGCAAGGCATATCCTAGTTGAAGATGAAAAAACAGCAAACGACATCATCGCTCAACTTAAAAATTTAAAAGGTGAGGCGCTAACAAAGAAATTTGCAGAGCTAGCAAGCCAAAAATCAATCGACAAAGGCTCAGCAGCACATGGTGGCGCGCTTGGCTGGTTTGGTCAAAGCCAAATGGTAAAACCTTTTGCAGACGCAGCATTTTCAATGGCTAATGGCACAGTTTCAACTAAACCAGTTAAAACTCAGTTTGGATACCATGTTATCTTAAAAGAAGATGGCAAAGCTGCTGGCACTGTAAGCTTTGAGCAAGCAAAAGCGGAGATCGAGCAAGCTGTTAAAATGGAGAAATTCCAAGCTGCTGTTAGACAAAAAAGTGAAGCTCTACGCCAAAAAGCAAAGATAGAATATAAGTAA